A window of the Narcine bancroftii isolate sNarBan1 chromosome 4, sNarBan1.hap1, whole genome shotgun sequence genome harbors these coding sequences:
- the LOC138762408 gene encoding trafficking regulator of GLUT4 1-like, with translation MGRLVKQHNDDTKIGGVLVSKEGFQNLQRDLDQIQFQQNHQICNDTTATMKSAHREEVKRLIKWSESNNQNLNVDKRISLSTKPSKSPDCSGGQRERPKAARLPALMSAAGAQSEPTPALEQLPESEGQAGKAPRGYLVLTLLSCFCPSYPVNIVAFVYAMMALRSYNEGDTDGGRKLGHIATLVAIAAIIAGLVVIAISCIVHFSTRE, from the exons ATGGGCAGACTTGTCAAACAGCACaatgatgacactaagattgggggtgtactggtcagcaaggaaggctttcaaaacttacagagggatctggaccag ATTCagttccaacagaatcatcaaatttgcaaTGATACAACAGCAACAATGAAGTCGGCTCACAGAGAGGAGGTTAAAAGACTCATAAAATGGAGCGAGAGCAACAACCAgaatctcaacgtggacaagagaatatccctgagcacaaagccctccaaaag CCCAGACTGCAGTGGCGGGCAGAGAGAGCGGCCGAAGGCAGCTCGGCTCCCTGCCCTCATGTCCGCTGCGGGCGCCCAGTCCGAGCCGACGCCAGCGCTGGAGCAGCTCCCCGAGAGCGAAGGGCAGGCGGGCAAGGCGCCGCGGGGCTACCTCGTCCTCACCCTCCTCTCCTGCTTCTGCCCGTCCTACCCCGTCAACATTGTGGCCTTCGTGTATGCCATGATG GCTTTACGCAGCTACAATGAGGGAGATACTGATGGAGGAAGGAAGCTGGGACACATAGCCACCTTGGTTGCCATCGCTGCGATTATTGCTGGATTAGTCGTTATTGCAATCTCTTGCATTGTCCACTTTTCAACG CGAGAATGA